The following proteins come from a genomic window of Astatotilapia calliptera chromosome 11, fAstCal1.2, whole genome shotgun sequence:
- the LOC113032637 gene encoding ly6/PLAUR domain-containing protein 2-like, with translation MHLLMLTIGVVLFPKSCALKCYDCIGESSENCNKTTECSFSTQCASIRQITYAGSSKVDVTVKTCAGFCDEGSFSTGVGRNFFTTKCCSSDLCNTEISVGNILSLNGKKCFYCDQQNCKKTHHCYKNEDFCFSATVNSEGAQATAKGCISKFFCQKPKTVFEKGFIRELNCCQGDFCNSTSSTSASFLLLVALLISANLLS, from the exons CCTGTGCACTGAAATGTTATGATTGCATAGGGGAATCCTCTGAAAACTGCAATAAGACAACAGAATGTTCTTTCAGTACTCAGTGTGCTTCAATCAGACAGATTACATATGCAG GTAGTTCAAAAGTTGATGTCACAGTGAAAACTTGTGCTGGATTTTGTGATGAGGGCTCTTTCAGCACTGGAGTCGGCAGGAACTTTTTCACCACCAAGTGTTGCAGTTCTGACCTTTGCAACACAGAAATCTCTG TTGGCAATATCCTCTCTCTGAATGGAAAAAAGTGTTTCTACTGTGATCaacaaaattgcaaaaaaacacaTCACTGCTACAAAAATGAGGACTTCTGCTTCTCAGCAACAG TGAATTCAGAAGGGGCACAGGCAACTGCAAAGGGCTGCATCTCCAAGTTTTTttgccaaaaaccaaaaactgtaTTTGAGAAAGGATTCATTCGAGAACTTAACTGCTGCCAGGGTGACTTCTGCAACAGCACCAGCAGTACAAGTGCAAGTTTTCTGCTCTTGGTGGCATTGCTAATCTCTGCTAATCTGTTGTCTTAA